One stretch of Streptomyces hygroscopicus DNA includes these proteins:
- a CDS encoding gamma-glutamyl phosphate reductase: MTSAPTSPLTDPWPKSPVLQAAYRSRAAAADLAPLPRAVKDDALLAMADALEVRTKEIVEANAADVERAREAGTSDAIVDRLTLTPERVRAIASDVRDVIALPDPVGEVVRGSTLPNGIDLRQVRVPLGVVGIIYEARPNVTVDAAALCLKSGNAVLLRGSSSASHSNAALVKVLRDAVGGAGLPADAVQLVPGESRESVRELMRARGLVDVLIPRGGASLIRTVVEQSTVPVIETGTGNCHVYVDADADLDMAVEILVNSKAQRPSVCNAAETLLVHQDIAPRFLPRALEALAEAGVTVHADERVMALAEGSKATVVPAVIEDWETEYLSYDIAAGVVDSLDAAVSHIRLWSSGHTEAIVTSSQQAARRFTQLVDSTTVAVNASTRFTDGGQFGFGAEIGISTQKLHARGPMALPELTSTKYIVTGDGHTR, encoded by the coding sequence ATGACCAGCGCACCCACGTCGCCGCTCACCGACCCCTGGCCGAAGTCCCCGGTCCTCCAGGCCGCCTACCGGTCCCGGGCCGCGGCCGCCGATCTCGCGCCGCTGCCGCGCGCCGTCAAGGACGACGCGCTGCTCGCGATGGCCGACGCCCTGGAGGTGCGCACCAAGGAGATCGTCGAGGCCAACGCGGCCGATGTGGAGCGGGCCCGTGAGGCCGGCACCAGCGACGCCATCGTGGACCGGCTGACGCTCACCCCCGAGCGGGTGCGGGCCATCGCCTCCGATGTCCGCGATGTGATCGCGCTGCCCGACCCGGTCGGCGAGGTGGTGCGCGGCTCCACGCTGCCCAACGGGATCGACCTTCGCCAGGTGCGCGTTCCGCTCGGCGTCGTCGGGATCATCTACGAGGCCCGGCCGAACGTGACGGTGGACGCCGCGGCGCTCTGCCTGAAGTCGGGCAACGCGGTGCTGCTGCGTGGCTCCTCGTCGGCGTCCCACTCCAACGCCGCGCTGGTGAAGGTCCTGCGCGACGCCGTCGGCGGCGCGGGGCTGCCCGCGGACGCGGTGCAGCTGGTGCCGGGCGAGAGCCGGGAGTCGGTGCGCGAGCTGATGCGCGCCCGCGGCCTGGTGGACGTGCTGATCCCGCGCGGCGGCGCGTCCCTCATCCGTACGGTCGTCGAGCAGTCCACGGTCCCGGTCATCGAGACCGGCACCGGCAACTGCCATGTGTACGTGGACGCCGACGCCGACCTCGACATGGCGGTCGAGATCCTGGTGAACTCCAAGGCCCAGCGGCCGAGCGTGTGCAACGCGGCGGAGACGCTGCTGGTGCACCAGGACATCGCCCCCCGGTTCCTGCCCCGCGCCCTGGAGGCGCTGGCCGAGGCGGGGGTCACGGTCCACGCGGACGAGCGCGTCATGGCGCTCGCGGAGGGCTCCAAGGCCACGGTGGTCCCGGCGGTGATCGAGGACTGGGAGACCGAGTACCTCTCGTACGACATCGCGGCGGGTGTCGTGGACTCCCTGGACGCCGCGGTGAGCCACATCCGCCTGTGGTCCTCCGGGCACACCGAGGCCATCGTCACGTCCTCCCAGCAGGCCGCCCGCCGCTTCACCCAGCTGGTGGACTCCACCACGGTCGCCGTGAACGCCTCCACGCGGTTCACCGACGGCGGGCAGTTCGGCTTCGGCGCCGAGATCGGCATCTCCACCCAGAAGCTGCACGCCCGGGGGCCCATGGCGCTGCCCGAGCTGACATCGACGAAGTACATCGTCACCGGCGACGGCCACACCCGCTGA
- a CDS encoding membrane protein, with translation MTAISTAHAALTTLAAEGGEHTDTHPTISPYMTGGAALVILFLLLWITTRFNRDR, from the coding sequence ATGACCGCTATCAGCACCGCACATGCTGCCCTGACCACGCTCGCGGCCGAGGGTGGTGAGCACACCGACACCCACCCGACCATCAGCCCCTACATGACCGGCGGTGCGGCCCTGGTGATCCTCTTCCTGCTGCTGTGGATCACCACGCGCTTCAACCGGGACCGCTGA
- a CDS encoding membrane protein has protein sequence MTGRGDPPEGTPEGVPGGGEDEYRSVVFDESFVRAARLQEFSAQERMGEHARAVRSRHAWARAGASRQAVALVLLIAIAFATAVYMGVRHPYQTPQPQTVEPLHSSVVPLAPRGEVPGGPPDRLFRSSPAAEFRTGADGVTVPGARRTQSFSESQVMTALTTAKEYLVKSAIDPGVLTGGPVQAVRLLLDPAQQTQFDRSFAHPVDDGRHAATGWLTRFNPAEVTLADTPVRVRGTLTVIERSPATLEVAADHVFVYAVQRAHDRGPDHASLFTVRREARFRFDRNDLRDHHLELVQSTALAGPQACAANTSGYLRPLLAGQSAKGDAPTGTDPYTTGRTAVSLCGVLAPGTQPALNGPS, from the coding sequence ATGACCGGGCGTGGAGACCCTCCCGAGGGGACACCCGAGGGCGTCCCGGGAGGTGGTGAGGACGAGTACCGCTCCGTCGTATTCGACGAGTCGTTCGTCCGTGCTGCCCGGCTCCAGGAATTCTCCGCCCAGGAGCGCATGGGCGAGCACGCGCGGGCGGTGCGCAGCCGGCACGCCTGGGCCAGGGCCGGGGCGTCGCGCCAGGCCGTCGCGCTGGTCCTGCTGATCGCCATCGCCTTCGCCACGGCCGTCTACATGGGGGTGCGCCACCCGTACCAGACGCCGCAGCCGCAGACCGTGGAGCCGCTGCACAGCAGCGTGGTGCCGCTCGCACCGCGCGGTGAGGTGCCCGGAGGGCCGCCGGACCGGCTGTTCCGCAGCAGCCCGGCCGCCGAGTTCCGCACCGGCGCCGACGGGGTCACGGTGCCCGGCGCCCGCCGCACCCAGAGCTTCTCCGAGAGCCAGGTGATGACGGCGCTCACCACCGCCAAGGAGTATCTGGTCAAGTCCGCCATCGACCCGGGTGTGCTCACCGGCGGCCCGGTGCAGGCCGTAAGGCTGTTGCTGGATCCGGCCCAGCAGACCCAGTTCGACCGGAGCTTCGCCCATCCGGTCGACGACGGACGGCATGCGGCCACCGGCTGGCTGACCCGCTTCAACCCGGCCGAGGTGACCCTGGCCGACACCCCGGTGCGGGTCCGCGGCACCCTTACGGTCATCGAGCGCAGCCCCGCGACGCTGGAGGTCGCCGCCGACCACGTCTTCGTCTACGCGGTCCAGCGGGCCCATGATCGCGGACCGGACCATGCCTCGCTGTTCACCGTGCGCCGGGAGGCGCGGTTCCGCTTCGACCGGAACGATCTGCGCGACCACCATCTGGAACTGGTGCAGAGCACCGCACTGGCGGGCCCGCAGGCATGTGCCGCGAACACCTCCGGCTATCTGCGGCCGTTGCTCGCCGGACAGAGCGCCAAGGGCGACGCCCCCACGGGCACCGACCCGTACACCACGGGCCGCACCGCGGTCTCGCTGTGCGGCGTCCTGGCCCCCGGAACCCAGCCCGCCCTCAACGGACCTTCCTGA
- a CDS encoding membrane protein codes for MNDRQDPYDPYAQDPYGQEPQIYGYDAYGRPVYQPQAAQQQSYDPYAQQQPQQQYGEQQQQDGYGYDPYAQPQHHQPHQQHTQTQSYDPYAQQEQQQHQHQQQQYQQPQQYHQQQQQQQGYGYGYPPAAAPAAVPPQREPNPYEELSPEQLRGGPEAPPAEEPRAAQPKRPGGPGDSDEEEYHTEQFSFVEEEDEESGDVIDWLKFAETRSERRDERRRKGRNRVIALVVVLVIAAAGGVGYLWYAGKLPGLSDSAEDQAAAGGPQKRDVIVVHLRETKGGGTSTALLVDNETTKKGTTVLLPNSLSVSTEDGASTTLGKSVTDEGSDSTRDSLSTLLGSKIQGTWRLDTPYLENLVELVGGITLDTDATVPSPQKGEDPLVKQGKKQILSGQAAVAYATYRGPGEAQSKQLARFGQVMQAALKKVSSDTKGATSTVESLAQIPDPSLSEQQLGASLAKLAGQAKSGAYDTAMLPVQSDGTLSSQATDHVVKDILGGTVKNTDKNTAPRVSVTNAGGPKDGSGAARVALVNGGFTVVTATEGGGTPQSASRVTYADAAQAGQAKEVAKTLGLPETAVRKGKGAANADITVLLGSDYDATG; via the coding sequence GTGAACGACCGGCAGGATCCGTACGACCCGTACGCACAGGACCCGTATGGCCAGGAGCCGCAGATCTACGGCTATGACGCCTATGGGCGTCCCGTCTACCAGCCGCAGGCGGCACAGCAGCAGAGTTACGACCCGTACGCCCAGCAACAGCCGCAGCAACAGTACGGGGAGCAACAACAGCAGGACGGGTACGGCTACGACCCCTACGCCCAGCCGCAGCATCACCAGCCCCACCAGCAGCACACCCAGACGCAGAGTTACGACCCGTACGCCCAGCAAGAGCAACAGCAGCATCAGCACCAACAACAGCAGTACCAGCAGCCGCAGCAGTACCACCAGCAACAGCAACAGCAACAGGGCTACGGTTACGGCTACCCACCGGCCGCCGCCCCTGCCGCCGTCCCCCCGCAGCGCGAGCCCAACCCCTACGAGGAGCTGAGCCCGGAGCAGTTGCGCGGCGGGCCCGAGGCGCCTCCGGCCGAGGAGCCCCGGGCCGCGCAGCCGAAGCGGCCCGGGGGCCCCGGGGATTCCGATGAGGAGGAGTACCACACCGAGCAGTTCTCCTTCGTCGAGGAGGAGGACGAGGAATCCGGCGATGTCATCGACTGGCTGAAGTTCGCCGAGACCCGTTCCGAGCGCCGTGACGAGCGCCGCCGTAAGGGCCGCAACCGCGTCATCGCGCTCGTCGTGGTCCTGGTCATCGCCGCGGCGGGCGGTGTCGGCTACCTCTGGTACGCGGGCAAGCTCCCGGGGCTGTCCGACAGCGCCGAGGACCAGGCGGCCGCGGGCGGCCCGCAGAAGCGCGATGTGATCGTCGTCCATCTGCGCGAGACCAAGGGCGGCGGCACCTCCACGGCCCTGCTGGTGGACAACGAGACCACCAAGAAGGGCACCACCGTCCTGCTGCCGAACTCGCTGTCCGTCTCCACCGAGGACGGCGCCTCCACCACGCTCGGCAAGTCGGTGACCGACGAGGGCTCCGACTCCACCCGGGATTCCCTGAGCACCCTGCTGGGCTCGAAGATCCAGGGCACCTGGCGGCTGGACACGCCGTATCTGGAGAACCTCGTGGAGCTGGTCGGCGGGATCACCCTCGACACCGACGCGACCGTTCCCAGCCCGCAGAAGGGCGAGGATCCCCTGGTCAAGCAGGGCAAGAAGCAGATCCTGAGCGGCCAGGCGGCCGTGGCGTACGCCACTTACCGCGGGCCCGGTGAGGCACAGTCCAAGCAGCTCGCGCGGTTCGGGCAGGTCATGCAGGCGGCGCTGAAGAAGGTCTCCAGCGATACGAAGGGCGCCACCAGCACCGTGGAGTCGCTGGCCCAGATCCCCGACCCGTCGCTGTCCGAGCAGCAGCTCGGCGCGTCGCTGGCGAAGCTGGCCGGGCAGGCCAAGAGCGGTGCCTACGACACCGCCATGCTGCCGGTCCAGTCGGACGGGACGCTCAGCAGCCAGGCGACCGACCATGTGGTCAAGGACATCCTGGGCGGCACGGTCAAGAACACCGACAAGAACACCGCGCCCCGGGTCAGCGTGACCAACGCCGGAGGCCCCAAGGACGGGTCGGGTGCCGCGCGGGTCGCGCTGGTCAATGGCGGCTTTACGGTCGTCACGGCCACCGAGGGCGGCGGTACGCCGCAGTCGGCCTCGCGGGTGACCTACGCGGACGCCGCACAGGCGGGCCAGGCCAAGGAGGTCGCCAAGACGCTCGGGCTGCCGGAGACGGCGGTGCGGAAGGGCAAGGGCGCGGCCAACGCGGACATCACGGTCCTCCTCGGCTCGGACTACGACGCCACGGGCTGA
- a CDS encoding phosphoglycerate mutase, with product MAATAAELSAVTGLSVTHDAGLRETYAGAWQGLTHEEIIESFGEQYAAWKRGEPVRRGGGELETEVADRAAPVVLESADKLPDDGTLVVVSHGGTIRTTIGRLLGLEPRTWEALGGLSNCCWSVLGEGARGWRLLEHNAGSLPEPVLGDDD from the coding sequence GTGGCGGCCACGGCCGCCGAGCTGTCCGCCGTCACGGGGCTTTCGGTCACACATGACGCGGGGCTGCGGGAGACCTACGCGGGCGCCTGGCAGGGGCTGACCCACGAGGAGATCATCGAGAGCTTCGGCGAGCAGTACGCGGCGTGGAAGCGCGGCGAGCCGGTCCGGCGCGGTGGCGGTGAGCTGGAGACCGAGGTCGCCGACCGGGCGGCGCCGGTGGTGCTGGAGAGCGCCGACAAGCTGCCGGACGACGGCACGCTCGTGGTGGTCAGCCACGGCGGCACGATCCGCACCACCATCGGCCGGCTGCTCGGACTGGAGCCCCGGACCTGGGAGGCGCTGGGCGGCCTGTCCAACTGCTGCTGGTCCGTTCTGGGCGAGGGCGCGCGGGGCTGGCGGCTGCTGGAGCACAACGCCGGATCGCTGCCCGAGCCGGTGCTCGGCGACGACGACTGA
- a CDS encoding membrane protein produces MTRPVYSEWVPDDVGGKPFPDGDEPDERGHGETNDEFAAVVFDEDFVRSASIHEPTAIERMLAAAEARAEAEASRRRRAGVPPEDELFEDGYGQEAEFYGVDDADGRFGPGRDADDAYGPYGRYGSAGRPYRGHARWHRPVAWLLAILMGIGVVALAFTAVYRGASGNRQDPAPPPATSGVDGSPSGQPRLEPSGSESAAPEPTGSKGSPASAVPPSR; encoded by the coding sequence ATGACCCGTCCGGTCTACTCTGAATGGGTGCCGGACGACGTGGGGGGCAAGCCGTTCCCGGACGGCGACGAGCCCGACGAGCGCGGCCACGGCGAGACGAACGACGAGTTCGCCGCCGTGGTCTTCGACGAGGACTTCGTGCGGTCGGCCTCGATCCATGAGCCCACCGCCATCGAGCGGATGCTGGCCGCCGCCGAGGCCCGTGCCGAGGCCGAGGCGTCCCGGCGCCGCAGGGCCGGTGTGCCTCCCGAGGACGAGCTCTTCGAGGACGGCTACGGCCAGGAGGCCGAGTTCTACGGCGTGGACGACGCCGACGGGCGCTTCGGCCCCGGACGGGACGCGGACGACGCCTATGGCCCCTATGGGCGGTACGGCAGCGCGGGGCGTCCTTACCGCGGTCATGCCCGCTGGCACCGCCCAGTGGCCTGGCTGCTGGCCATCCTGATGGGCATCGGCGTGGTCGCCCTGGCCTTCACGGCCGTCTACCGGGGCGCATCGGGCAACCGCCAGGACCCCGCTCCACCGCCCGCCACCAGCGGTGTCGACGGCTCGCCCAGCGGACAGCCGCGCCTGGAGCCGTCGGGGTCGGAGTCGGCCGCGCCGGAGCCGACCGGGTCCAAGGGGTCGCCCGCTTCCGCCGTACCGCCGTCGCGGTGA
- a CDS encoding ribosome-associated protein IOJAP — MTATDRSLELINAAAQAAADKLAHDIIAYDVSDVLSITDAFLLASAPNDRQVKSIVDEIEERLTKDLGAKPVRREGDREARWVLLDYVDIVVHVQHSEERVFYALERLWKDCPQLELPADAKATRGKGQEYAQAQAADGGVGGELS; from the coding sequence GTGACCGCCACGGACCGCTCCCTCGAGCTCATCAACGCCGCCGCCCAGGCGGCCGCCGACAAGCTCGCGCACGACATCATCGCGTACGACGTCAGCGATGTGCTTTCCATCACCGACGCCTTCCTGCTGGCCTCGGCCCCCAACGACCGCCAGGTCAAGTCGATCGTCGACGAGATCGAGGAGCGGCTGACCAAGGACCTGGGCGCCAAGCCGGTGCGCCGCGAGGGCGACCGTGAGGCCCGCTGGGTGCTGCTGGACTACGTGGACATCGTGGTGCACGTCCAGCACAGCGAGGAGCGGGTGTTCTACGCCCTGGAGCGGCTCTGGAAGGACTGCCCGCAGCTGGAGCTCCCGGCCGACGCCAAGGCCACCCGCGGCAAGGGGCAGGAGTACGCACAGGCGCAGGCCGCGGACGGCGGCGTGGGTGGTGAGCTGAGCTGA
- a CDS encoding nicotinate-nucleotide adenylyltransferase, translating into MEEQKGSGKRRLGVMGGTFDPIHHGHLVAASEVASQFHLDEVVFVPTGQPWQKSHKKVSPAEDRYLMTVIATASNPQFSVSRIDIDRGGPTYTTDTLRELRALNGDADLFFITGADALAQILTWRDAEELFSLAHFIGVTRPGHILADPGLPEGGVSLVEVPALAISSSDCRARVAHGDPVWYLVPDGVVRYIDKRELYRHDC; encoded by the coding sequence ATGGAAGAGCAGAAAGGGTCCGGCAAGCGGCGACTAGGTGTGATGGGCGGGACGTTCGACCCGATCCACCACGGTCACCTGGTCGCGGCGAGCGAGGTGGCCTCGCAGTTCCACCTCGATGAGGTGGTGTTCGTGCCCACCGGTCAGCCCTGGCAGAAGAGCCACAAGAAGGTCTCCCCGGCCGAGGACCGCTATCTGATGACGGTCATCGCGACCGCGTCGAATCCGCAATTCTCGGTCAGCCGTATCGACATCGACCGCGGCGGCCCCACCTACACCACCGACACGCTCCGGGAACTACGCGCGCTCAACGGTGACGCGGATCTGTTCTTCATCACCGGGGCCGACGCACTCGCCCAGATCCTCACCTGGCGTGACGCCGAAGAGCTCTTCTCGCTGGCCCACTTCATCGGGGTGACCAGACCGGGGCACATACTGGCCGACCCGGGGCTGCCGGAGGGCGGGGTGTCGCTGGTGGAGGTTCCGGCACTGGCGATCTCGTCATCGGACTGCCGGGCGCGGGTCGCTCATGGCGACCCCGTCTGGTACCTGGTGCCGGACGGCGTGGTGCGCTACATCGACAAGCGCGAGCTGTACCGGCACGACTGCTGA
- a CDS encoding peptidase M48, translating into MSDTHETGGGSGTGDAREHVPSRERRRFPGISSRAYEHPADRSALVALRKLTGFDTVFKAMSGLLPERSLRLLYLSDSVRVGDRQFAHLHDMLRDACYILDLERVPAMYVTQNPQPTAMCIGMDAPIIVISTGLVELLDEEEMRAVIGHEVGHALSGHSVYRTILLFLTSLAMKVAWIPLGNVAVLALVTALREWFRKSELSADRAGLLVGQDLRASMRGLMKLAGGHHLHEMNVDAFLEQAEEYESSGDLRDSVLKIMNMLPRSHPFTTVRAAELKKWAATRDYQRLMDGHYPRRDEDGDASVSDSIRESATHYAESVRNSKDPLFAFVRDVAGGAGDLGSKLRDRFTGGGGKQGGETPEEGATPGDGPQDGTDGTQDQRPGDGTDRAQDQRPGGGPEERPGNDDGPRDTPPQR; encoded by the coding sequence ATGAGCGACACTCATGAGACCGGCGGCGGAAGCGGGACGGGAGACGCCCGGGAGCATGTGCCCAGCCGGGAGCGGCGGCGGTTCCCCGGGATCTCCTCACGGGCGTACGAACATCCGGCGGACCGCTCGGCGCTGGTCGCGCTGCGCAAGCTGACCGGCTTCGACACGGTCTTCAAGGCGATGAGCGGTCTGCTGCCCGAACGGAGTCTGCGGCTGCTCTACCTGTCCGATTCGGTGCGGGTCGGCGACCGGCAGTTCGCCCATCTCCACGACATGCTGCGGGACGCCTGCTACATCCTGGACCTGGAGCGGGTCCCGGCCATGTACGTCACCCAGAACCCGCAGCCGACCGCGATGTGCATCGGCATGGACGCGCCGATCATCGTGATCTCCACCGGTCTGGTCGAGTTGCTCGACGAGGAGGAGATGCGGGCGGTCATCGGCCATGAGGTGGGCCATGCGCTGTCGGGACACTCGGTCTACCGGACGATACTGCTGTTCCTCACCAGCCTCGCGATGAAGGTCGCCTGGATCCCCCTCGGCAATGTGGCGGTGCTGGCGCTGGTGACGGCGCTGCGGGAGTGGTTCCGCAAGTCGGAGCTGTCGGCGGACCGGGCGGGGCTGCTGGTCGGGCAGGATCTGCGGGCCTCGATGCGCGGGCTGATGAAGCTCGCGGGCGGCCACCACCTCCATGAGATGAACGTGGACGCCTTCCTGGAGCAGGCGGAGGAGTACGAGTCGAGCGGCGATCTGCGGGACTCCGTCCTCAAGATCATGAACATGCTGCCGCGCAGCCATCCGTTCACCACCGTGCGCGCCGCCGAGCTCAAGAAGTGGGCCGCGACCCGCGACTACCAGCGGCTCATGGACGGCCACTACCCGCGTCGCGACGAGGACGGGGACGCCTCGGTCAGCGACTCGATCCGGGAATCCGCGACCCACTACGCGGAGTCGGTCCGCAACAGCAAGGATCCGCTGTTCGCCTTCGTCAGGGACGTGGCTGGCGGCGCCGGGGACCTGGGCAGCAAGCTGCGCGACCGGTTCACCGGCGGCGGGGGCAAGCAGGGCGGGGAGACCCCCGAGGAGGGCGCCACGCCCGGGGACGGGCCCCAGGACGGGACTGACGGGACTCAGGACCAGCGGCCCGGGGACGGAACTGACAGGGCTCAGGACCAGCGGCCCGGGGGCGGACCGGAAGAGCGGCCGGGGAACGACGACGGGCCCAGGGACACCCCGCCACAGCGCTGA